In the genome of Cetobacterium ceti, one region contains:
- a CDS encoding 4Fe-4S dicluster domain-containing protein: MNIKVSQEQMDGLLLKLSEKYKILAPKAFKNEGRYSYDDDIRYGEISTFDEIIFNKKSSASPKEVLLPINHTLSVTIGNTTVDTTEDKDERDILIFLHPCDIHGISRIDNTFQGDSFYENRRKKMKFVMIECIENGWDNCFCTCLNTNKSNNYSFGIKVKDNEILIKSQDDDFNIYFQNEEKVSENIEMYFVEENKIDVKIPHIESWDKMTLDKVKNLEFWNEYSNRCIGCGSCNMACLTCTCMPVVKVTNSENENIVERKRIWSGCQLVKSASLKNSSLSKIVLRE, translated from the coding sequence ATGAATATTAAAGTTTCACAGGAACAAATGGATGGCCTATTATTGAAACTATCTGAAAAATATAAAATATTAGCACCAAAAGCTTTTAAAAATGAAGGTCGTTATAGTTATGATGACGATATAAGATATGGAGAAATTTCAACATTTGATGAAATTATTTTTAATAAAAAATCTTCAGCTTCTCCTAAGGAAGTTTTATTACCTATAAATCACACACTTTCTGTTACTATTGGAAATACCACTGTAGATACTACAGAGGATAAAGATGAAAGAGATATTTTAATATTTTTACACCCTTGTGATATTCATGGTATATCAAGAATAGATAATACTTTCCAAGGGGATTCTTTTTATGAAAATAGAAGAAAGAAAATGAAATTTGTTATGATTGAATGTATAGAAAATGGATGGGACAATTGTTTTTGTACATGTTTAAATACAAATAAAAGTAATAATTATTCCTTTGGAATTAAAGTGAAAGATAATGAAATACTTATAAAATCTCAAGATGATGATTTTAATATATATTTCCAAAACGAGGAGAAAGTTTCTGAAAATATAGAGATGTATTTTGTAGAGGAGAATAAAATAGATGTAAAAATACCTCATATTGAATCATGGGATAAAATGACTCTTGATAAAGTTAAAAACTTAGAGTTTTGGAATGAATATAGTAATCGTTGTATAGGATGTGGAAGTTGTAATATGGCATGTTTAACTTGTACTTGTATGCCTGTGGTTAAAGTTACAAATTCTGAAAACGAAAATATTGTTGAAAGAAAAAGAATATGGAGTGGATGTCAACTTGTTAAATCTGCTTCTTTAAAAAATAGCTCTTTAAGTAAAATTGTTCTA